In the genome of Maribacter forsetii DSM 18668, the window AGGTATTACAACTGAACGTGCGGGTACAACACCTTTTGTTTCTACTGGGGTTTCTCCTGTAACGTCAATTATCTTTGTGCTCATTGTTAAAACAACGTTAGCGCCTAATACAGCTTCTTTTTCAACTCTAACACCTTCAACTACTATACAACGAGAACCAATAAAGGCACCGTCTTCTATTATAACTGGTGAAGCCTGTAATGGCTCTAGAACACCACCAATACCAACACCACCGCTTAAGTGTACGTTTTTACCAATTTGTGCACAGCTACCAACTGTTGCCCAAGTATCTACCATAGTGCCTTCATCAACATATGCACCAATATTTACATAACTTGGCATTAATATAGTACCTGCAGAAATATAGGCACCATGTCTTGCAACTGCATTTGGTACTACCCGAATTCCTTTTTCTTTATACCCTCTTTTCAACGGCATTTTATCGTGGTACTCAAAAATACCAGCTTCTAAGGTTTCCATTTTTTGAATAGGGAAATACATAACTACCGCTTTCTTCACCCATTCATTAATTTGCCATCCGTCTGCTGTTGGTTCTGCACATCTCAACTTTCCTAAATCTAAAAGGTTTACCACCTCTCTAATACTATCTTGGGTAGCAGACTCTTTTAAAAGGTCTCTATTTTCCCATGCTTTTTCTATTTGTGCTCTTAATTCTGTCATTTTCATAAAATTTCCTCAAATATAAGTTGAAGTACAGTAATTACCCGAGCGCAACAGCACATATAACAAATTATCCTTTATTTTTGCCAAAAATTAAGTTTGGGAAAAATTCTTGCAATTGATTATGGAGAAAAGCGTATTGGGCTTGCAGTAACCGATGATATGAAAATGATAGCATTTGGTTTAACTACGGTCAATACTCCAGAAATATTCACCTATTTATCTGACTATATACCTCGTGAAAATGTAGATACGATAGTAGTAGGTGAACCCAAGCAAATGGATAATACCGCTTCTGAATCTGAAGTACATATTGCACCATTTTTAGTAAAGTTGGCAGAGAAGTTCCCAACAATTCCTATTAAAAGGCATGATGAACGTTTTACATCTAAAATGGCTTTTCAGACTATGTTGGATAGCGGTTTAAAGAAGAAACAAAGAAAGAACAAGGCACTTATTGATGAAATCAGTGCAACTATTATTTTACAAGATTTTTTAAAAACAGTATAAATGATTTTACCCATTATTGCATACGGTGACCCCGTATTAAGGAAAGTAGCGGATGATATCGATAAAGATTATCCAAAGCTGAATGATTTGATTGCTAACATGTGGGAAACCATGTATAATGCTAGTGGTGTAGGTCTTGCTGCTCCACAAATAGGGCTGCCAATTCGTATATTTTTAGTGGATACTACACCTTTTTCAGGTGATGAGGATTTAACTGAAGATGAACAAAAACAGTTAGACGGATTTAAAAAAGTTTTTATCAATGCTACTATTGAAGAAGAAACTGGCGATGAATGGGCGTTTAATGAAGGTTGTCTTAGTATACCAGATGTACGTGAAGATGTTAGTAGAAAAAGTACTATAAAGATTTCTTATTTAGATGAGAATTTTATAGAGCACGAAGAAACATATGATGGTCTTTTGGCCCGTGTTATTCAACACGAGTATGACCATATAGAAGGGGTGTTGTTTACCGATAAATTATCTGCTTTAAAGAAGAGAATGTTGAAAGGTAGACTAACTAATATATCTAAAGGAAAGATTAACGCTGACTACCGTATGAAATTTCCTGCAATGAAAAAAGGACGTTAAAATGCCTTTATTATTAATAGAAAAGTGTAATATTTGTCCACTTAAAATTTTAAAATAGTTTATGGGGTTAGAGAAAATTTTATCCGTTGCGGGAAAACCAGGTTTGTATAAATTAATTACCCAAACCAGAACAGGTTTTGTAGCGGAGTCTTTGTTAGATGGAAAAAGAATAACAGTAAGCTTACGTAGTAGCGTAAGTGTATTGTCTGAAATAGCTATTTATACTCTTGAGGAAGAAGTGCCTTTAAGAGATGTATTCAAGAAAATACAAGAGAAAGAAAATGGTGGTAAAACATCTATTGGTCATAAAGAAGAGAAAATAAAACTAGAGGAATATTTTTTCGAAGTATTACCAAATTATGATGAAGATCGCGTTTATGTTAGTGATATCAAGAAAGTTATTCAATGGTATAATATTCTAACAGAAAATAAGATTACCGATTTTTCTAACGAAGAAGTTGCAAGTGAAGAAGCTTCTGAAGAAGAATAGCATTCAGTTTATAAAATAAAAAAATGCCTTAATCAATGATTAAGGCATTTTTTGTTGTTGGAATATTCTTAGTTAGTCTTTCTCAATCTTTTCATAAGTGTAATCACTTTTCTTCCAATCTATCAGTTTAGAAGGGTAATACTTTACATCCATTCTATCTAAAAACGGAGCTTGTTCTGCTAATCTTACTTTGTAATTTTCCCAGTCTCTATTTTCTTTGATACTCCAACTTAATTCAGAATACCCAATAATTCTTGGGAAAGCCAAATACTCAAGTTCATCAATATTACTAATGGTTTCAGACCAAAGAGGTGCTTCTACTCCTAATATATTTTCCATAGGTATGCCGTATTCTTCGGGTGTCCAAATGTAAGCAGTATCTACTGGTATATAAGCTGCCCAATGAAGTCCAAATTTAGATAGTGTATCGTATTCCATATCTAAATATGCTTTTTTCGCTGGGGACACTATGATCTGCATGCCTTTGTCTACCGATTTTTTAGCATTTACTTCACTGGCCCACCATTGAGAAATGGAAGTTGAATCTACATTTGCGATTGCAACTTCGTCCCAGCCGATCATTCGCTTTCCATGCTTTTGTACAATTTTTTCAACCTTATTAATGAAATAGATATAGTCTTTCTTTTTAGTAACGTGGCTCTCATCTCCACCAACATGAAAATAGGGGCCTGGTGTAATTGCAGATATTTCTCTTACCACATCGTCTATAAAAGTATAAACGGTGTCTTTATGAGTATCAAATGTGCTGAAACCAACGCGCATACCTTCATATAATTTTAGCGTTTTGCCATTACCGTTTAAGAACGGATAAGAAACAGATGCCGCATTGGTATGACCGGGCATATCGATCTCAGGGATAATGGTCATGTATCTTTCTGCTGCGTAACGTACAATTTCTTTGTAATCTTCTTGGGTGTAGAACCCACCAGCTTCTCCGCCAACTTCTGTGCTACCACCAATTTCTGTCAATTTGGGCCACGATTTTATTTCTATTCTCCAACCTTGGTCATCACTTAAATGTAAGTGCAGCACATTAATCTTATAATAGGATAATAGGTCAATATATTTTTTTACGTCATCCACACTAAAGAAATGTCTTGCAACATCTAACATTGAACCTCTATAGGCAAAATTAGGATTGTCAATAATTTTACCGGATGGTACTGGCCATATTTTCTGTAAGGCCAGGGTGTCGTTGCTTTCTAAGGGGACTAATTGCCTTAATGTTTGTATTCCCCTAAAAGCTCCTTCAGCGGTGTTAGAGTTGATGATAATAGAATCTTGGTTAATGTATAGCTGATAAGCCTCTGGTGATGCTAGATCCGTACTATCGCTTTGGTTGATATAAATAACTCGTTCTACGGTATTAGTGCCTTCACTATTTACCGGAATGGTCAGGTTTATTTTGTCTTTTAATTTATCGGCTAAAAATGCACCTACTTCTTCAAAACCAGTAGCGTTTTTAGAGGTGTAGATAGCTGTAAACTGATCTAAAGCAAAAGCGGAATTAGTAGGAATTGTTTTTAAAGGCTTTGGTATTAGGCTTGCTTTAGACAGGTCTGTCGTAGGCATTGCAATTCGTTCTTTCTTTTCTTCGGCACAAGCAATAAATAATAATGTTAAGCTTACAAAAAATAGACTTCGAATACAAAAGGTCTTCATCATGTTAATTAATTAGGGTTGGTTTACTAAATCTTTCATGGCTGTGTACCAAATATCATAACCTTTTTGGTTCATATGAAGTCCGTCTTCAATAAATATATCAGTTTTTAGTTTTCGCTTGTTCATCATAGGTTTCCAAATGTCTACGTAAAATAGGTTAGGATCGTTTTTTGCAAAACGATCCATTTTTCTATTTAACCTTTTATACTTTTTTCTGATTTTCCATCGGCTGATACTTGGTTTTGCCGATATTAAAATAACCTGTGTAGATGCATTTTTTGCTTTTATTCGACGGATGATCTCTGTGGTGGTATTAAGAACATCTACAGGACTTTTTTTAGCCCATAAGTCATTGTCACCTTCGTAGATAAATACTTTTTTAGGATTGTAGGATAATATTAATTCATCTATAAAAAACAACAGATCTGATGCTTGCGAACCTCCAAAACCACTATTTACAATTTGATGTTCAGGGAATTCTTCTTGTAATTTTCGCCATAACCGTACACTTGAACTACCGGTGAAAACAATGGTCTCTTTGCTAGAGTCCCAAATACTGTCATATTTAACGGTGATATCTTTTACCTCGTTTGTAAATACATTTTCCGTTTGGGCAAAATTTGATAGCGAAACTATCATTGCTAAAATGGTAAGTATTTCTATTTTTTTCAATCCATTTAAAAGAGGTGATATCTTAAACATATTTAATTATTTTTTAGCCGTTACGGTAAAACCTTCCGTCAACGCCCATTCGTAAAATCTTGCAATCCAATTGTCAGATGGCAGGTTTTGTGCTTTCATTCCAAAACCGTGTCCGCCTTTAGAGTACATGTGCATTCCTGTATTCTTCCCATTTGTTAACCAGGCGGAATATAAATCTGCACTTGGCTTTGCCAGTCCTAAAGGGTCATCAGATGCGCAAATCACTAACATTGGTGGCGCATCTTGGGGTACGGTATATTGGCCTATTACCGTCATCCAAGGATAAACCGGTACTATAAAGTTTGGTTTATTTGCTTCGGTATAGTTAAATGTCACGCCCATAGTTACCGCACCACCTGCAGAAAAGCCCATAAATCCAATTTTGTTGGGATCTAAATTCATTTTATTGGCATTTGTTCTTACGTAGGTAACGGCGGCTAGACCATCTGCGATGGAAAGTGGTAAAACGGGAGTAACCCTTTCTCCGATCTTCGCTGGGTTATTTACGCTTTCATCGGATATTTCTTGTATACCGTCAATGCCAGTAGGCACCAATCTATATTTTAGTACAAAAGCTGTGATACCTTGTTTGTTCAGCCATTTAGCAACAGCTCTACCTTCACTTTCAATGCTTAAGCCGTAAAGTCCGCCACCTGGTGCTACAATAACACTAGTTCCATTTGGTGTGTCTGCCTCAAAAACTTCTAGTCTTGGTACAGCAACATTGGTAATAACTTCATTTTCCCAAATGTCAGAGTAATATTCCCTTTCTGCTGTAGACCATTTTACAGTGGGACTTTCTTCATAAGGCAGGTCTACCGTTTTTTGGGCAAGTACATTCATAGATATAAAAATACAGGTAAGTAGTATAAAATGCTTCATTTTCTTTATTTTATTGCATGGTTTCGATAAACATGTATAATAGTGCAGCCAATACTCCGCCAATGATAGGACCAACAATTGGCACCCACGCATAGCCCCAGTTACTATTACCTTTATTTTTTATAGGAAGAATAGCATGTAATAAACGTGGACCAAAATCACGTGCAGGATTAATAGCGTAACCCGTAGGTCCGCCCAGACCAAAGCCAATTCCCATTACTAATAGTGCAACCGGTAAGGCGTCTAGGGATCCTAATGATACGGCACTGTCGCCCATACTGCCACCGGCAATGTAGAATACGCCAAAAACAAGTGCAAAGGCACCAATAATTTCGGTCATCAAGTTCCAAAACGGACTTTTAATTGCGGGTGAAGTAGAGAAGGTGGCTAAAATAGCATCGGTATCTTCTGTAGCTTCATATTGTTTTTTGTAATTAAGCCATACCAAAAAGTTACCCATCATGGCTCCTAAAATTTGTGCAACTATATAACCTGGTACCAATGTCCAAGTAAATTTTCCGGCCACGGCAAGCGCAACGGTCACGGCTGGGTTCAAATGAGCACCACTGGCATCGGCAGAAATAAATACCCCAATGAACACTGCAATACCCCAGGCGAGAGATATGCCCGTCCATCCGGCATCTGCACCTTTTGTTCCCTTTAAAACGATATTGGCAACAATGCCGTTTCCTATTAGAATTAACATTGCGGTTCCAATAAATTCAAAAATATACGTAATCATAGTTTGGTTGGATTTTAAGTCGTTTAAGATAATTAAAATCGAGGAATTATGAATATTTAAAAGTGTTTGTTGTGTTATTGATAATATAAGGTATGGAATTATATGAATACCAATGATTCATAGTTTTGTGTATCTCAGTAATAAAGAATAAAAGGCTAGGTTGATATGCTAAATTGAGTAACACTAAATGACAATTCTTCCAGTAATTATCTAATACCTAACTCCATGAACATTCATTTGTATAGTGTAGATTGATCCCATTGCGGTAATGAACAGAATATCTTGATTTACACCTCCAAAAGTAATATTAGCGGTCCAATCTTCATTTATTGGTATATGATGTACCTGTTCTCCTTTGGCATTGAATACGGTTACGCCTTTACCTGTAAGGTAAATGTTACCTTTATTGTCAATGGTCATGCCGTCAGAACCCATATTCGCAAACAATTTTCTATTGGTTAAAGAGCCATCTTTTTGAATGGAGTAGGAATAGGTTTTGTTATCTCCAATATCTGCAACGTATAGTGTTTTGCCATCTGATGTTCCAATGATGCCATTTGGTTGTTTAAATTCTGATGCAACTACAGCAACCTTTTTGGTATTAGGTGAAATGTAATAAACATTTTTATCCTCAATTTCTGCTTCGGTTCTAGACCAGTATTCTCTTTGATAGTAAGGATCGGTAAAGTAGATGCCTCCTTTTAAATCGACCCAAATGTCATTTGGACCGTTTAGTTTTTTGCCATCATAATTAGTAATCAGTGTATCTACTTTTCCGTTGGAATCAATTCTCCATAGTTCATTTTTTTCATCGGCAGCAGCCAATAAATTTCCATCCTTGTCAAAATAAAGTCCGTTTGCTCTACCAGAGGGTTCCTTGAACACACTTAGAGAGTTGTCAGCAGCGTTCCATTTAATTATTTTATCATTTGGTTGATCC includes:
- a CDS encoding GDSL-type esterase/lipase family protein, which gives rise to MFKISPLLNGLKKIEILTILAMIVSLSNFAQTENVFTNEVKDITVKYDSIWDSSKETIVFTGSSSVRLWRKLQEEFPEHQIVNSGFGGSQASDLLFFIDELILSYNPKKVFIYEGDNDLWAKKSPVDVLNTTTEIIRRIKAKNASTQVILISAKPSISRWKIRKKYKRLNRKMDRFAKNDPNLFYVDIWKPMMNKRKLKTDIFIEDGLHMNQKGYDIWYTAMKDLVNQP
- a CDS encoding MIP/aquaporin family protein; translated protein: MLNDLKSNQTMITYIFEFIGTAMLILIGNGIVANIVLKGTKGADAGWTGISLAWGIAVFIGVFISADASGAHLNPAVTVALAVAGKFTWTLVPGYIVAQILGAMMGNFLVWLNYKKQYEATEDTDAILATFSTSPAIKSPFWNLMTEIIGAFALVFGVFYIAGGSMGDSAVSLGSLDALPVALLVMGIGFGLGGPTGYAINPARDFGPRLLHAILPIKNKGNSNWGYAWVPIVGPIIGGVLAALLYMFIETMQ
- a CDS encoding SMP-30/gluconolactonase/LRE family protein; protein product: MKTNYTLFSAITISMFIISCKSQQSPIIKDDAILVQVSNEYSFTEGPASDKEGNVYFTDQPNDKIIKWNAADNSLSVFKEPSGRANGLYFDKDGNLLAAADEKNELWRIDSNGKVDTLITNYDGKKLNGPNDIWVDLKGGIYFTDPYYQREYWSRTEAEIEDKNVYYISPNTKKVAVVASEFKQPNGIIGTSDGKTLYVADIGDNKTYSYSIQKDGSLTNRKLFANMGSDGMTIDNKGNIYLTGKGVTVFNAKGEQVHHIPINEDWTANITFGGVNQDILFITAMGSIYTIQMNVHGVRY
- the def gene encoding peptide deformylase, which codes for MILPIIAYGDPVLRKVADDIDKDYPKLNDLIANMWETMYNASGVGLAAPQIGLPIRIFLVDTTPFSGDEDLTEDEQKQLDGFKKVFINATIEEETGDEWAFNEGCLSIPDVREDVSRKSTIKISYLDENFIEHEETYDGLLARVIQHEYDHIEGVLFTDKLSALKKRMLKGRLTNISKGKINADYRMKFPAMKKGR
- a CDS encoding family 20 glycosylhydrolase, translating into MMKTFCIRSLFFVSLTLLFIACAEEKKERIAMPTTDLSKASLIPKPLKTIPTNSAFALDQFTAIYTSKNATGFEEVGAFLADKLKDKINLTIPVNSEGTNTVERVIYINQSDSTDLASPEAYQLYINQDSIIINSNTAEGAFRGIQTLRQLVPLESNDTLALQKIWPVPSGKIIDNPNFAYRGSMLDVARHFFSVDDVKKYIDLLSYYKINVLHLHLSDDQGWRIEIKSWPKLTEIGGSTEVGGEAGGFYTQEDYKEIVRYAAERYMTIIPEIDMPGHTNAASVSYPFLNGNGKTLKLYEGMRVGFSTFDTHKDTVYTFIDDVVREISAITPGPYFHVGGDESHVTKKKDYIYFINKVEKIVQKHGKRMIGWDEVAIANVDSTSISQWWASEVNAKKSVDKGMQIIVSPAKKAYLDMEYDTLSKFGLHWAAYIPVDTAYIWTPEEYGIPMENILGVEAPLWSETISNIDELEYLAFPRIIGYSELSWSIKENRDWENYKVRLAEQAPFLDRMDVKYYPSKLIDWKKSDYTYEKIEKD
- a CDS encoding 2,3,4,5-tetrahydropyridine-2,6-dicarboxylate N-succinyltransferase, translated to MTELRAQIEKAWENRDLLKESATQDSIREVVNLLDLGKLRCAEPTADGWQINEWVKKAVVMYFPIQKMETLEAGIFEYHDKMPLKRGYKEKGIRVVPNAVARHGAYISAGTILMPSYVNIGAYVDEGTMVDTWATVGSCAQIGKNVHLSGGVGIGGVLEPLQASPVIIEDGAFIGSRCIVVEGVRVEKEAVLGANVVLTMSTKIIDVTGETPVETKGVVPARSVVIPGSYTKKFPAGEFQVPCALIIGKRKESTNKKTSLNDALREYDVAV
- a CDS encoding DUF5606 family protein, whose product is MGLEKILSVAGKPGLYKLITQTRTGFVAESLLDGKRITVSLRSSVSVLSEIAIYTLEEEVPLRDVFKKIQEKENGGKTSIGHKEEKIKLEEYFFEVLPNYDEDRVYVSDIKKVIQWYNILTENKITDFSNEEVASEEASEEE
- the ruvX gene encoding Holliday junction resolvase RuvX, giving the protein MGKILAIDYGEKRIGLAVTDDMKMIAFGLTTVNTPEIFTYLSDYIPRENVDTIVVGEPKQMDNTASESEVHIAPFLVKLAEKFPTIPIKRHDERFTSKMAFQTMLDSGLKKKQRKNKALIDEISATIILQDFLKTV
- a CDS encoding alpha/beta hydrolase, translating into MKHFILLTCIFISMNVLAQKTVDLPYEESPTVKWSTAEREYYSDIWENEVITNVAVPRLEVFEADTPNGTSVIVAPGGGLYGLSIESEGRAVAKWLNKQGITAFVLKYRLVPTGIDGIQEISDESVNNPAKIGERVTPVLPLSIADGLAAVTYVRTNANKMNLDPNKIGFMGFSAGGAVTMGVTFNYTEANKPNFIVPVYPWMTVIGQYTVPQDAPPMLVICASDDPLGLAKPSADLYSAWLTNGKNTGMHMYSKGGHGFGMKAQNLPSDNWIARFYEWALTEGFTVTAKK